A single genomic interval of Armigeres subalbatus isolate Guangzhou_Male chromosome 1, GZ_Asu_2, whole genome shotgun sequence harbors:
- the LOC134206266 gene encoding uncharacterized protein LOC134206266, protein MREYEELGHCREIQEEKDDPNQQYYYLPHHAILRPSSSTTKCRVVFDASAKPTEASLSLNDVLQVGATIQKELYDIMLKFCTHRIAFTADVPKMYRQINMHPQDTPFLRVFWREQPYDKIRVLELTTVTYGTAAAPFQATRCLKQLAEDESFDFPVGARIVKEDFYVDDVLSGADSLAAAIEAADQLRGIMKKGGFSLHKWCSNSKPFLEHIPKDQQEQLNGLEESGPNSAIKVLGLLWDPRDDIFRIAKPVQRDIQHRATKRIIYSEVAKLFDPLGLISPVIVVAKLLVQQLWKCKVAWDDPVNQEIQDAWDKFSSALSALEKISIPRRITFNDAICYELHGFADASALAYVHPTQPELVTVIAPTATMEPGRTAASWLRSVRGSGKL, encoded by the coding sequence ATGCGTGAGTATGAAGAATTAGGACACTGTAGAGAAATCCAAGAGGAAAAAGATGACCCGAATCAGCAATATTATTATCTTCCGCATCACGCTATACTACGTCCGTCCAGTTCTACTACCAAGTGCAGAGTAGTATTCGATGCTAGTGCTAAACCTACCGAGGCTAGTCTGTCGCTTAACGATGTGCTTCAAGTGGGTGCAACAATACAGAAGGAGCTATACGATATAATGCTGAAGTTCTGTACGCACCGGATCGCATTTACTGCCGATGTGCCAAAAATGTATCGACAGATAAACATGCATCCACAAGATACACCATTTCTACGTGTCTTTTGGCGAGAGCAACCATATGATAAAATTCGGGTCTTGGAGCTTACAACGGTAACGTACGGGACAGCAGCAGCTCCGTTTCAAGCCACCAGGTGCTTGAAGCAACTAGCTGAAGACGAATCATTCGATTTTCCTGTCGGTGCAAGAATTGTCAAGGAGGATTTTTACGTGGACGACGTTCTTTCTGGGGCAGATTCACTTGCAGCGGCCATCGAAGCAGCAGATCAACTGAGGGGCATCATGAAGAAAGGAGGATTTTCTCTTCATAAATGGTGCTCCAATTCAAAACCCTTCTTAGAACATATACCAAAGGATCAACAAGAGCAACTGAACGGTTTGGAAGAAAGCGGACCAAACAGCGCTATAAAGGTACTTGGTTTACTATGGGATCCAAGGGATGACATTTTCCGCATAGCTAAACCCGTTCAACGTGACATACAACATCGTGCTACCAAAAGGATCATATATTCCGAAGTGGCAAAACTATTTGATCCGCTAGGACTTATCTCACCAGTAATTGTCGTCGCTAAACTCCTTGTCCAGCAACTGTGGAAATGTAAAGTTGCTTGGGATGATCCAGTGAACCAGGAAATTCAGGATGCTTGGGACAAATTTTCAAGTGCATTATCAGCTCTGGAGAAAATTTCAATTCCTAGACGGATAACGTTCAACGATGCAATATGCTATGAATTACACGGGTTCGCCGATGCATCCGCTTTGGCGTATG
- the LOC134212269 gene encoding protein D2-like has product MQADINQMFAEHDIVPVLIDDAPLVFAKVAYRSKLLVDAGKELTPAEVRDAPKVEWDADPVVFYTLVMIDPDSPSRTEPLNREFAHWMVGNIPGKHVEQGEVLFEYIPAFPRSGTGFHRYIFLLYRQNCRNDYSGAPRASRKNRTPRLRFSTREFAQHYSLGRPIAGNFFVAQFDEYVPYILRQYPKSDDY; this is encoded by the exons ATGCAGGCCGACATCAATCAGATGTTTGCCGAGCACGATATCGTTCCGGTGTTGATCGATGATGCCCCACTGGTGTTCGCGAAG GTTGCATATCGTTCGAAGTTGCTGGTAGACGCTGGAAAGGAGCTAACCCCTGCCGAAGTCCGTGATGCTCCCAAGGTCGAATGGGATGCCGATCCGGTGGTGTTTTACACGCTGGTGATGATCGACCCGGATTCACCGAGCAGGACAGAGCCACTGAACCGGGAGTTTGCCCACTGGATGGTTGGCAACATTCCAGGAAAACACGTCGAGCAGGGTGAAGTCTTGTTCGAGTACATTCCGGCCTTCCCTCGGTCCGGAACCGGCTTCCATCGGTATATTTTCCTGCTCTATCGGCAGAACTGCCGCAACGATTACTCCGGGGCACCTCGAGCCTCCAGAAA GAACCGAACGCCCAGGCTGCGATTCTCGACACGTGAGTTCGCGCAGCATTACAGCTTGGGTCGGCCGATTGCGGGCAACTTTTTCGTCGCCCAGTTCGATGAGTACGTCCCGTACATACTTCGGCAGTATCCCAAATCGGACGACTACTGA